Proteins found in one Thermaerobacter subterraneus DSM 13965 genomic segment:
- a CDS encoding imidazoleglycerol-phosphate dehydratase: protein MTGMERPGMERPEAQRLLPGRAEEAGPGGAGAAAAEASPAGAGGRRALVERSTRETAIRCRIDLDGTDPRPAARIETGIPFFDHLLTAWSVHGGFGLDLQARGDLEVEGHHTVEDTGICLGRALRQAAAGYGAVARFGAAYVPMDEALARVVVDASGRPYLVWAVEVPPRSFGAFHTELAEEFWRAVAVEARLTLHVDLLRVRNAHHGLEAIWKAAGRALAQALAPRPGGPLSTKGVLE from the coding sequence ATGACCGGGATGGAACGTCCAGGGATGGAACGTCCAGAAGCACAACGTCTCTTGCCAGGCCGTGCCGAGGAGGCCGGCCCGGGCGGGGCCGGAGCGGCAGCCGCCGAGGCGAGCCCGGCCGGTGCCGGCGGCCGGCGGGCCCTGGTGGAGCGGTCCACGCGGGAGACCGCCATTCGCTGCCGGATCGACCTGGACGGGACGGACCCGCGCCCGGCCGCCCGGATCGAAACGGGGATCCCCTTCTTCGACCACTTGCTCACGGCCTGGTCCGTGCACGGGGGCTTCGGCCTGGACCTTCAGGCCCGGGGCGACCTGGAGGTGGAAGGCCACCACACGGTGGAAGACACGGGCATCTGCCTGGGCCGGGCCCTCCGCCAGGCGGCCGCCGGCTACGGCGCTGTGGCCCGCTTCGGTGCGGCCTACGTGCCCATGGACGAGGCCCTGGCCCGGGTGGTGGTGGACGCCAGCGGCCGCCCCTACCTGGTCTGGGCGGTCGAGGTGCCGCCCCGCAGCTTCGGCGCCTTCCACACCGAGCTGGCCGAGGAGTTCTGGCGGGCGGTGGCCGTGGAGGCGCGCCTGACCCTGCACGTCGACCTGCTGCGGGTCCGCAACGCCCACCACGGGCTGGAGGCGATTTGGAAGGCCGCCGGCAGGGCCCTGGCCCAGGCCCTCGCCCCGCGGCCGGGGGGCCCCCTCTCCACCAAGGGCGTGCTGGAGTAG
- a CDS encoding imidazole glycerol phosphate synthase subunit HisH, protein MAQPYVAMVDYGTGNVHSLGKALERAGCRTRLTADPDELARAAGVVLPGVGAFGPARRRLEALGLIPVLLERVAAGRPLLGICLGMQLLFEGSREDGCWPGLGLLPGWVEPFPTRLAVAGVAAGPPEAAAAGGGAEARGPGAVRAEGAMASAPEGLRGAAGDFGAPEGPLKVPHMGWNRVAVPPGSRLLAGLGDAFFAYFVHSYRVPWPPAGSPVPASSPLPAAVALASGLPGSAGLAPPSPAAGRHPAGGSSGAGSSPAPAPASAGILWTRADYGGPFVAAVEAGPVLGTQFHPEKSGPAGLRILRNFGAMCGACDPSP, encoded by the coding sequence ATGGCGCAGCCGTACGTGGCCATGGTCGACTACGGAACGGGCAACGTCCACAGCCTGGGCAAGGCCCTGGAGCGGGCCGGCTGCCGCACCCGCCTCACCGCGGACCCGGACGAACTGGCCCGTGCGGCCGGGGTGGTCCTGCCGGGCGTGGGGGCCTTCGGCCCCGCCCGGCGGCGGCTGGAGGCCCTGGGCCTCATCCCCGTGCTGCTGGAGCGGGTGGCGGCGGGGCGGCCGCTGCTCGGCATCTGCCTGGGCATGCAGCTTCTCTTTGAGGGGAGCCGGGAGGACGGCTGCTGGCCCGGGCTCGGCCTGCTGCCCGGCTGGGTCGAACCCTTCCCCACCCGCCTGGCGGTGGCCGGGGTTGCAGCGGGGCCGCCGGAAGCGGCGGCCGCCGGGGGCGGAGCGGAGGCCCGAGGCCCGGGAGCGGTGAGGGCAGAGGGAGCCATGGCCAGCGCCCCGGAAGGGCTGAGGGGAGCAGCGGGTGACTTCGGGGCACCCGAAGGCCCCCTCAAGGTGCCCCACATGGGCTGGAACCGGGTCGCCGTCCCGCCGGGCAGCCGCCTGCTGGCGGGCCTGGGTGACGCCTTTTTCGCCTACTTCGTCCACTCGTACCGGGTGCCATGGCCGCCGGCAGGCTCGCCCGTGCCGGCCTCCTCTCCCCTGCCCGCGGCGGTGGCATTGGCATCCGGGCTGCCGGGATCCGCGGGTCTCGCCCCGCCCTCCCCGGCGGCAGGCCGGCACCCGGCCGGAGGATCCTCCGGCGCCGGGTCCTCCCCTGCGCCGGCACCGGCTTCCGCCGGGATCCTGTGGACCCGGGCGGACTACGGCGGCCCCTTCGTGGCGGCGGTGGAGGCCGGCCCGGTGCTGGGCACCCAGTTCCATCCGGAGAAGAGCGGGCCGGCCGGCCTGCGCATCCTGCGGAACTTTGGAGCGATGTGCGGTGCTTGTGATCCCAGCCCTTGA
- the hisA gene encoding 1-(5-phosphoribosyl)-5-[(5-phosphoribosylamino)methylideneamino]imidazole-4-carboxamide isomerase translates to MLVIPALDLRGGRLVRLWQGDYQRETVYGDDPVAAARAFAAAGAPRLHVVDLDGARQGRPVHQALIRQLVRAVPVPVQVGGGIRDAATAAAYLEDGAAAVIFGTVAVRQPEVVAQVATRYPGRVLASLDLKEGRAAVDGWTAAGEPPAALLERLRAAGVTEVIVTDTGRDGTLAGVDPAVFAPFLRAGLRVIAAGGVRDVHDVVRLQQAGLAGVIAGRALYEGTLDLAAALAAVREAGKAPGLLPGGTPVHEAGREPVPAPGRDEGRSTRPAPGHGPGDTPWRAAGRGPGDTPHQGPGRNPGEASPEPPDAGGGTPC, encoded by the coding sequence GTGCTTGTGATCCCAGCCCTTGACCTGCGGGGCGGCCGCCTGGTCCGCCTGTGGCAAGGCGACTACCAGCGGGAGACGGTCTACGGGGACGACCCGGTGGCCGCCGCCCGGGCCTTCGCGGCCGCCGGGGCGCCGCGGCTCCATGTGGTCGACCTGGACGGGGCCCGGCAGGGGCGGCCGGTCCACCAGGCGCTGATCCGGCAGCTGGTGCGGGCGGTGCCCGTACCGGTACAGGTGGGCGGCGGCATTCGCGACGCCGCCACGGCCGCGGCCTATCTGGAAGACGGCGCCGCCGCGGTGATCTTCGGCACCGTGGCGGTCCGGCAGCCCGAGGTGGTGGCCCAGGTGGCGACCCGTTACCCGGGCCGGGTGCTGGCCAGCCTGGACCTCAAGGAGGGGCGGGCGGCGGTGGACGGCTGGACCGCGGCGGGCGAGCCCCCGGCGGCACTGCTGGAGCGCCTGAGGGCCGCCGGGGTGACGGAGGTCATCGTCACCGACACCGGCCGCGACGGTACCCTGGCCGGGGTCGACCCGGCGGTGTTCGCGCCCTTCCTGCGTGCCGGCTTGCGCGTGATCGCCGCGGGCGGCGTGCGGGACGTGCACGACGTGGTCCGGCTGCAGCAGGCCGGCCTGGCGGGGGTCATCGCCGGGCGCGCCTTGTACGAGGGCACCCTGGATCTGGCGGCGGCCCTGGCGGCCGTGCGGGAAGCGGGCAAGGCCCCCGGCCTTCTTCCCGGCGGGACCCCGGTTCATGAGGCAGGCCGGGAACCCGTCCCGGCCCCGGGCCGGGACGAGGGGCGGAGCACCCGCCCGGCCCCGGGCCATGGCCCAGGCGACACCCCGTGGCGGGCCGCGGGCCGGGGCCCAGGCGACACCCCACACCAGGGGCCCGGCCGCAACCCAGGCGAGGCATCCCCCGAGCCACCGGACGCGGGAGGTGGCACTCCATGCTGA
- the hisF gene encoding imidazole glycerol phosphate synthase subunit HisF, with translation MLTRRIIPCLDVDGGRVVKGIHFQGLRDAGDPVELARRYDREGADELVFLDISATVQGRETLVEVVRRVAAEVFIPLTVGGGVRDCEQIARLLAAGADKVAINSAAVARPELVAEAAERFGRQCIVVAIDAGRNPAAPGPDAANPDAGTGAPAAPRWLVYTHGGRRPTNLDAVEWARRAARLGAGEILLTSIDADGTRDGFDLELTRAVADAVPVPVIASGGAGRPEHFAEVLVRGGADAALAASIFHWQQVSIAEVKALLAARGVPVRLEQPQVA, from the coding sequence ATGCTGACCCGGCGCATCATCCCCTGCCTGGACGTGGACGGCGGGCGGGTGGTCAAGGGAATCCACTTCCAGGGCCTCCGGGATGCGGGGGACCCGGTGGAACTGGCCCGCCGCTACGATCGGGAGGGTGCGGACGAGCTGGTCTTCCTGGACATCAGCGCTACCGTCCAGGGCCGCGAGACATTGGTGGAAGTGGTCCGCCGGGTCGCGGCGGAGGTCTTCATCCCCCTGACGGTGGGCGGCGGGGTGCGGGATTGCGAGCAGATCGCCCGCCTCCTGGCGGCGGGCGCCGACAAGGTGGCCATCAACAGTGCCGCGGTGGCCCGGCCCGAGCTGGTGGCCGAGGCGGCGGAGCGTTTCGGCCGCCAGTGCATCGTGGTGGCCATCGACGCGGGGAGGAACCCGGCCGCCCCCGGCCCGGACGCGGCCAACCCGGACGCGGGCACCGGCGCCCCTGCCGCACCCCGCTGGCTGGTCTACACCCACGGCGGCCGCCGCCCCACGAACCTGGACGCGGTGGAGTGGGCCCGCCGCGCCGCCCGGCTGGGCGCCGGCGAGATCCTGCTGACCAGCATCGACGCCGACGGCACCCGGGACGGGTTCGACCTGGAACTGACTCGGGCGGTGGCGGATGCCGTGCCCGTGCCGGTGATCGCGTCGGGCGGCGCCGGGCGGCCCGAACACTTTGCGGAGGTGCTGGTCCGGGGCGGGGCCGATGCCGCCCTGGCGGCGTCCATCTTCCACTGGCAACAGGTGAGCATCGCGGAGGTCAAGGCCTTGCTGGCGGCCCGGGGCGTGCCGGTGCGGCTCGAACAACCTCAAGTCGCCTGA
- the hisI gene encoding phosphoribosyl-AMP cyclohydrolase has translation MADRERAGDRGGAVEGPAPLLPSGHPLPESGHSLLESVGFDERGLVPVVVQDAERGDVLMLAYASREALARTLAEGRAWFFSRSRQRLWRKGETSGHTLRVREVCIDCDGDAVLYRVEPAGPACHTGERSCFYRTAPVPAAAPAAASAAAPAGAPADGAVSPGGPGGRETPSPAGAPAAPAPSGAPAAPASPAAPTAPAPTAGAQAAAAPAEARAGAPEGSIARELSRLEAVIRERVRERPAGSYTTQLLEAGLPRILQKVGEEAVETVVAGGHQDGRRLVEEAADLLYHLTVLLVVRDAGWNAVAAELGRRAAAR, from the coding sequence ATGGCAGACCGAGAGCGGGCCGGTGATCGCGGGGGTGCGGTGGAGGGCCCGGCGCCCCTTCTTCCATCCGGTCATCCCCTCCCTGAATCCGGGCACTCCCTGCTCGAATCCGTGGGCTTTGACGAGCGGGGGCTGGTGCCCGTGGTGGTCCAGGATGCGGAGCGGGGCGACGTGCTGATGCTGGCCTATGCCAGCCGCGAGGCCCTGGCCCGCACCCTGGCCGAGGGCCGTGCCTGGTTCTTCAGCCGGTCCCGGCAGCGCCTCTGGCGCAAGGGCGAGACGTCGGGCCACACCCTCCGGGTGCGGGAGGTCTGCATCGATTGCGACGGCGACGCCGTCCTCTACCGGGTCGAACCGGCGGGTCCCGCCTGCCACACCGGGGAGCGCAGCTGCTTCTACCGCACGGCCCCCGTCCCGGCGGCCGCCCCGGCCGCCGCCTCGGCTGCTGCTCCGGCGGGTGCCCCGGCCGACGGCGCGGTTTCCCCGGGTGGCCCTGGCGGCCGCGAAACCCCTTCTCCCGCGGGGGCTCCGGCAGCCCCGGCTCCCTCAGGAGCCCCGGCGGCCCCAGCGTCCCCCGCGGCCCCGACAGCCCCCGCACCCACCGCGGGGGCCCAGGCCGCCGCGGCACCGGCTGAGGCCCGCGCCGGAGCGCCGGAGGGGTCCATCGCCCGCGAGCTCTCGCGCCTGGAAGCCGTGATCCGGGAGCGGGTCCGGGAGCGGCCGGCGGGATCCTACACCACCCAACTGCTGGAGGCCGGGCTGCCCCGCATCCTGCAGAAGGTCGGCGAGGAAGCCGTGGAGACGGTGGTGGCCGGCGGGCACCAGGACGGCCGCCGCCTGGTGGAAGAGGCGGCCGATCTCCTCTACCACCTGACGGTCCTCCTGGTGGTGCGGGACGCGGGCTGGAATGCCGTGGCCGCGGAGCTGGGCCGCCGGGCCGCGGCCCGGTGA
- a CDS encoding proline dehydrogenase family protein, which produces MAEPHWSRQLIFSVAGNPAVTRFVTRYGMRLGASRFVAGEDLDSALTVARQLNQEGFPLAIQFLGEHVTRAEAAAEAVEEYLRLLAALEERGIDAYISIKPSQMGLEVDEELAYANCRRILEQTAAAGRFVRIEMEDSPYTEKTLRLYRRLRETFGTRDVGIVLQAYLYRSARDLEELADLHPNIRFVKGAYNEPASVAYPDKADVDRNYRQLVQRHLERGDYAAIATHDDVLIEDLLQFIEQRGIPRDRFEFQMLYGIRPQLQRQVRDRGYRMRVYIPYGRDWYGYFVRRLAERPANVGFVLRNLIRG; this is translated from the coding sequence GTGGCCGAACCCCACTGGAGCCGCCAGCTGATCTTCTCCGTGGCGGGGAACCCCGCCGTGACCCGCTTCGTCACCCGCTACGGCATGCGCCTGGGCGCGTCCCGGTTCGTCGCGGGGGAAGACCTGGATTCCGCCCTGACCGTGGCCCGCCAGCTGAACCAGGAAGGGTTTCCGCTGGCCATCCAGTTCCTCGGCGAGCACGTGACCCGGGCGGAAGCTGCCGCCGAGGCGGTGGAGGAGTACCTGAGGCTGCTGGCCGCGCTGGAAGAACGCGGAATCGACGCCTACATCTCCATCAAGCCCAGCCAGATGGGCCTCGAGGTGGACGAGGAGCTCGCCTATGCCAACTGCCGCCGCATCCTGGAGCAGACGGCGGCGGCGGGCCGGTTCGTCCGCATCGAGATGGAGGACTCCCCCTACACCGAGAAGACCCTCCGGCTGTACCGCCGCCTGCGCGAGACCTTCGGGACCCGGGACGTGGGGATCGTGCTGCAGGCCTACCTCTACCGCTCGGCCAGGGACCTGGAAGAGCTGGCCGATCTGCACCCCAACATCCGCTTCGTCAAAGGGGCGTACAACGAGCCGGCGTCGGTGGCCTATCCCGACAAGGCCGACGTGGACCGCAACTACCGGCAGCTGGTGCAGCGGCACCTGGAGCGGGGCGACTACGCCGCCATCGCCACCCACGACGACGTCCTGATCGAGGACCTGCTGCAGTTCATCGAGCAGCGGGGGATCCCCCGCGACCGGTTCGAGTTCCAGATGCTCTACGGTATCCGGCCCCAGCTGCAGCGGCAGGTGCGGGACCGGGGCTACCGGATGCGGGTCTACATCCCCTACGGGCGGGACTGGTACGGGTACTTCGTCCGCCGCCTGGCCGAGCGGCCGGCCAACGTGGGGTTCGTGCTGCGGAACCTGATCCGCGGGTAG
- a CDS encoding HAD-IIB family hydrolase, whose translation MTSPPGGPGRRYRLLALDLDGTVLDPRGLITPRVRRAVARARAAGIRVVLATGRVLPSAWVYARQLGLEGPLVVSDGAVLATLGDPGDGGTAGSTSGTVPAETGTAAAEAGAAAAGAGLPRRGPWTVLDVQPFPRDLAEAVTAELVAAGCPVVVQFPQFLASSRRPPVGTLIRSLAVPYLRHYWVLRRYVVVHPGAELARFVARATEPPVKISVLGQRAVLRPLEERILQRYGQVLRLTHSGPGSFDLLPPGTHKAAGLQRLAARLGIDREQVVAVGDNDNDCEMLRWAGLGVAMGNADPAVRECAGRVTASNAEDGVARLIEEVLLGGDLGA comes from the coding sequence GTGACTAGCCCGCCCGGCGGCCCCGGGCGGCGGTACCGGCTGCTGGCCCTTGACCTGGACGGCACGGTCCTGGATCCCCGGGGGCTCATCACGCCGCGTGTCCGCCGGGCAGTGGCCCGCGCCCGGGCGGCGGGCATCCGGGTGGTGCTGGCCACGGGCCGGGTTCTTCCCTCGGCGTGGGTTTATGCGCGGCAGCTGGGGCTCGAGGGGCCGCTGGTGGTAAGCGACGGGGCCGTCCTGGCGACCCTGGGCGATCCCGGAGACGGCGGCACCGCCGGCAGCACGTCCGGCACCGTACCGGCAGAGACCGGAACCGCGGCGGCCGAGGCCGGGGCGGCGGCTGCCGGTGCCGGGCTGCCGCGCCGGGGCCCGTGGACGGTCCTGGACGTACAGCCGTTTCCGCGCGACCTGGCCGAGGCGGTCACCGCCGAGCTGGTGGCGGCGGGCTGCCCGGTGGTGGTCCAGTTTCCCCAGTTCCTGGCCAGCAGCCGGCGCCCGCCGGTGGGAACGCTGATCCGGTCCCTGGCCGTACCCTACCTGCGGCACTACTGGGTGCTGCGCCGGTACGTGGTCGTCCATCCCGGGGCCGAGCTGGCCCGGTTCGTCGCCCGGGCTACTGAGCCGCCCGTCAAGATCTCGGTCTTGGGGCAGCGGGCGGTCCTGCGCCCTCTGGAGGAGCGGATCCTCCAGCGTTACGGTCAGGTCCTGCGGCTGACCCACTCCGGACCCGGCAGCTTCGACCTCTTGCCGCCGGGCACCCACAAGGCCGCCGGGCTGCAGCGGCTGGCGGCCCGCCTTGGCATCGACCGGGAGCAGGTGGTGGCCGTGGGGGACAACGACAACGATTGCGAGATGCTGCGCTGGGCCGGGCTGGGGGTTGCCATGGGCAACGCGGATCCCGCGGTTCGGGAGTGTGCCGGCCGGGTCACCGCGTCCAACGCCGAGGATGGGGTGGCGCGGCTGATCGAAGAGGTGCTGCTGGGCGGCGACCTGGGGGCCTAG
- a CDS encoding glucosamine-6-phosphate deaminase, which translates to MPPRIRIAESYEAMSAAAAEAVARRLAARPSLRMLLPTGHTPLGMYRRLVEITRHEGLRWDRAQVFLLDEYLGLGPEDPGSFRRYMAEHLLRHLNPAPAVDSLNGRAADPGSECARYEQALAAAGLDLVVLGIGRNGHIGFNEPGSPFTSRTRVVTLTADTRRANAPDFGGDPEAVPPQALTVGIATILEGKEIFVLAAGAAKAPAVERAIQGPLDPAVPASALQRHPRVTWFLDREAAAGLDPELVPAGVGGGGSGAWPGSEGRNRGGAGRD; encoded by the coding sequence ATGCCACCCCGCATCCGCATCGCCGAGTCCTACGAAGCCATGAGCGCGGCCGCGGCGGAGGCCGTTGCCCGCAGGCTGGCCGCTCGGCCCAGCCTGCGCATGCTCCTGCCTACAGGGCATACTCCCCTGGGCATGTACCGCCGCCTGGTCGAGATCACCCGCCACGAAGGGCTGCGCTGGGACCGGGCGCAGGTCTTCCTCCTGGACGAGTATCTGGGACTGGGCCCTGAGGATCCCGGCTCCTTCCGCCGTTACATGGCGGAACACCTGCTGCGGCACCTGAACCCGGCCCCGGCCGTGGACAGCCTGAACGGCCGGGCCGCCGATCCCGGGTCGGAGTGCGCCCGGTACGAGCAGGCCCTGGCAGCGGCAGGCCTGGACCTGGTGGTCCTGGGGATCGGGCGCAACGGCCACATCGGCTTCAACGAGCCCGGCTCGCCTTTCACCTCCCGCACCCGGGTGGTGACCCTGACCGCCGATACCCGGCGGGCCAACGCCCCCGATTTCGGGGGTGACCCCGAGGCGGTTCCTCCCCAGGCCCTCACCGTGGGCATCGCCACCATCCTGGAAGGCAAGGAGATCTTCGTCCTGGCCGCCGGGGCTGCCAAGGCCCCGGCGGTGGAACGGGCCATCCAGGGGCCCCTGGATCCCGCCGTACCGGCTTCGGCCCTGCAGCGCCATCCCCGGGTCACCTGGTTCCTCGACCGCGAAGCCGCCGCCGGGCTGGATCCCGAGCTGGTACCTGCCGGGGTGGGAGGCGGCGGGTCCGGGGCATGGCCCGGCAGCGAGGGGCGGAACCGCGGGGGCGCGGGCCGTGACTAG
- the nagA gene encoding N-acetylglucosamine-6-phosphate deacetylase: MASMDMTHPLREAAEGFTLRSRRIVVPGGILDGYVRVAGGRIVEVGAGEPPAAAGGMVTRLGDAWLLPGMIDLHIHGLGGWDTYDLRPEAARHLGLLLAATGTTAYWPTLATAEWDAMEAACAFWGGFIREEWAGGGEGPGGGGAPGEPSGWAGTGHAGDGRGAGAGGSTGGGGGAGRPGGAGGAGDPAGSTGAAGPGGPAGHPAWGAGARPLGLHLEGPFLNPRKPGAMRPEWMVPPDAGRLQLLLDRARGTVRRVTLAPELPGALDLVRHLRRLGVVVAAGHSEASYGEAVAAFHAGVTLGNHIFNAMPPLHHREPGLLGAVMDLPFDGELIADGVHVHPAAMRLLWRLKGTGRLAVISDAVAAALLPPGRYDLRAFVAEVRPDGTSRLADGTLAGSTATMLTCLRVLVEQVGVPWPEAARMTAAVPARIAGVGERKGAIVPGLDADLFALDEQWRVVATWVEGVPVHTPERPLVVADLINRALAVQ, encoded by the coding sequence ATGGCCAGCATGGACATGACGCATCCTCTCCGGGAAGCAGCGGAAGGGTTTACCCTTCGGAGCCGTCGCATCGTGGTGCCCGGGGGCATCCTCGACGGTTACGTGCGGGTTGCCGGGGGGCGGATTGTAGAGGTGGGCGCGGGTGAGCCACCGGCCGCGGCTGGCGGTATGGTGACCCGCCTGGGGGATGCCTGGCTGCTCCCCGGAATGATCGATCTCCACATCCACGGCCTGGGCGGCTGGGACACCTACGATCTGCGGCCTGAAGCGGCCCGCCACCTGGGGCTCCTGCTGGCGGCGACCGGAACCACGGCGTACTGGCCCACCCTGGCCACGGCGGAATGGGACGCGATGGAGGCGGCCTGCGCCTTCTGGGGCGGGTTCATCCGGGAGGAATGGGCCGGAGGCGGCGAGGGGCCCGGTGGGGGTGGTGCGCCGGGCGAGCCAAGCGGCTGGGCCGGTACGGGGCACGCGGGTGATGGGAGGGGCGCTGGCGCCGGGGGCTCGACGGGCGGGGGCGGCGGTGCGGGCCGGCCGGGTGGCGCGGGCGGTGCGGGCGATCCGGCCGGCTCGACCGGTGCGGCAGGCCCGGGCGGCCCGGCCGGCCACCCGGCCTGGGGCGCGGGGGCGCGGCCCCTGGGCCTTCACCTGGAGGGTCCCTTCCTCAACCCCCGCAAGCCCGGTGCCATGCGCCCCGAGTGGATGGTCCCGCCCGATGCCGGCCGGTTGCAGCTCCTTCTGGACCGGGCCCGGGGAACGGTGCGGCGGGTCACCCTGGCCCCCGAGCTGCCGGGGGCGCTGGACCTGGTCCGGCACCTGCGCCGGCTGGGCGTCGTGGTGGCCGCCGGCCACAGCGAGGCCAGCTATGGGGAGGCGGTGGCGGCCTTTCACGCCGGGGTCACCCTGGGCAACCATATCTTCAACGCCATGCCGCCCCTCCATCACCGGGAGCCGGGCCTGCTGGGGGCGGTGATGGACCTGCCCTTCGACGGCGAGCTCATCGCCGACGGGGTCCACGTGCACCCGGCCGCCATGCGGTTGCTGTGGCGGCTGAAGGGGACCGGCCGGCTGGCGGTGATCAGCGATGCGGTGGCAGCCGCCCTGCTGCCGCCCGGGCGTTACGATCTGCGCGCCTTCGTGGCGGAAGTGCGCCCCGATGGAACCAGCCGGCTGGCCGACGGGACCCTGGCGGGCAGCACGGCCACCATGCTCACCTGCCTGCGGGTGCTGGTCGAACAGGTGGGGGTGCCCTGGCCCGAAGCCGCCCGGATGACGGCCGCGGTGCCGGCGCGCATCGCGGGAGTGGGGGAGCGGAAGGGGGCCATCGTGCCGGGACTGGACGCCGACCTCTTCGCCCTGGACGAGCAATGGCGAGTCGTGGCAACCTGGGTGGAAGGGGTACCCGTCCACACGCCGGAGCGGCCCCTGGTGGTCGCAGACCTCATCAACCGCGCCCTGGCGGTACAGTGA
- a CDS encoding GntR family transcriptional regulator, with translation MRGHRGRATLYIEIMEFLRRRIREGHLRPGDRIPSERELAEQFGASRMTVRHALDQLAWEGVIRREQGRGSFVAEPKIPLGLQFLTSFSEDMRRRGLEPSSRLLSVAVVEADDAVAAQLALAVDRRVTSLRRVRYANGEPLSIEHVQVPYRLLPDLAEHVRERFRGQRATALSLYERFDRVGIVLQQARQTIEAAVATAEQARWLQVREGSALLLLTRVSFDTTGRPVELVRSWYRGDRYRYETELIRPPAAAEVLPAAAGGEPEQP, from the coding sequence ATGCGGGGACACCGTGGGCGGGCCACCCTCTACATCGAGATCATGGAGTTCCTGCGGCGGCGGATCCGGGAGGGGCACCTCCGCCCCGGCGACCGGATCCCCTCCGAGCGCGAGCTGGCCGAGCAGTTTGGCGCGAGCCGTATGACGGTGCGTCACGCCTTGGACCAGTTGGCGTGGGAAGGGGTGATTCGCCGGGAGCAGGGGCGGGGAAGTTTCGTTGCCGAACCCAAGATTCCCCTGGGGCTGCAGTTCCTGACCAGCTTCTCGGAAGACATGCGCCGGCGGGGGCTTGAACCTTCGTCCCGCCTGCTGTCCGTGGCGGTGGTCGAGGCCGACGATGCCGTGGCCGCCCAGCTGGCGCTGGCGGTGGACCGGCGGGTCACCTCCCTGCGCCGCGTGCGCTATGCCAACGGCGAACCTCTTTCCATCGAGCATGTGCAGGTTCCCTACCGGCTCCTGCCCGACCTGGCCGAGCATGTCCGCGAGCGGTTCCGGGGGCAGCGAGCGACCGCCTTATCCCTGTACGAGCGTTTCGACCGCGTGGGCATTGTCCTGCAACAGGCCCGGCAGACCATCGAAGCCGCCGTGGCCACGGCCGAACAGGCCCGCTGGCTCCAGGTGCGGGAAGGGAGCGCCCTGCTGCTGCTCACGCGGGTGAGTTTTGACACCACGGGCCGTCCGGTCGAACTGGTCCGTTCCTGGTACCGGGGGGATCGCTACCGCTATGAAACGGAGTTGATTCGGCCTCCCGCGGCGGCCGAGGTCCTCCCCGCGGCGGCCGGGGGTGAACCGGAACAGCCTTGA
- the murQ gene encoding N-acetylmuramic acid 6-phosphate etherase, with protein sequence MEGQHQQSGARKPDVPSPAGRVDLSRLVTEQPNPATARLDILDAREICRLINEEDHKVAPAVAQHLDVIAEAVERIAAALRRGNRLFYVGAGTSGRLGVLDAAECPPTFGTDPEMVQGIIAGGPQALTRAVEGAEDDSEAGRQDIRARGVRAGDVVVALSASGRTPYCLGALQAAREAGAFTVAVTCNPGSAMGGVADLAIEVVVGPEVLAGSTRMKAGTAQKMVLNMLSTAAMVRLGKCYGNLMVDLRPTNEKLVERARRIIMRVLGCDASTAADLLARSGNQVKVAIVMGATGLDAEGARRRLDEHGGFVRRVLDEAASGSS encoded by the coding sequence ATGGAGGGGCAGCACCAGCAAAGCGGGGCTCGGAAGCCGGACGTGCCGTCTCCAGCAGGCCGAGTCGACCTGTCCCGGCTGGTTACGGAACAGCCCAACCCGGCCACGGCCAGGCTGGATATCCTGGATGCACGGGAGATCTGCCGGTTGATCAATGAAGAGGATCACAAGGTTGCGCCCGCTGTGGCCCAGCACCTGGACGTGATTGCGGAGGCGGTGGAACGCATCGCGGCGGCGCTGCGCCGCGGGAATCGCCTGTTCTACGTCGGCGCGGGAACCAGTGGCCGCCTGGGCGTGCTCGATGCTGCCGAATGCCCGCCCACCTTCGGCACCGACCCCGAGATGGTTCAGGGCATCATTGCCGGAGGGCCCCAGGCCCTGACGCGAGCGGTGGAAGGGGCTGAAGACGACAGCGAAGCCGGCCGGCAAGACATCAGGGCGCGGGGCGTTCGGGCTGGCGACGTGGTCGTGGCCCTGTCGGCCAGCGGGCGTACGCCCTACTGCCTGGGCGCCTTGCAGGCCGCCCGGGAGGCCGGTGCCTTCACCGTGGCCGTCACCTGCAACCCTGGTTCCGCCATGGGCGGCGTGGCCGACCTGGCCATCGAGGTGGTGGTGGGACCGGAGGTGCTGGCCGGTTCGACCCGAATGAAGGCCGGTACCGCTCAGAAAATGGTGCTCAACATGCTCAGCACGGCGGCCATGGTGCGGCTCGGCAAATGCTATGGCAACCTCATGGTGGACCTGCGGCCGACCAATGAGAAGCTGGTGGAACGCGCACGCCGGATCATCATGCGCGTGCTGGGATGCGATGCCTCGACGGCGGCCGACCTCCTGGCCCGGTCGGGAAACCAGGTCAAGGTGGCCATCGTGATGGGCGCCACGGGTCTGGACGCCGAGGGTGCGCGCCGCCGCCTGGACGAACACGGCGGGTTCGTCCGCAGGGTATTGGACGAAGCAGCGTCTGGGTCGAGCTGA